In Ascaphus truei isolate aAscTru1 chromosome 5, aAscTru1.hap1, whole genome shotgun sequence, one genomic interval encodes:
- the VDAC3 gene encoding non-selective voltage-gated ion channel VDAC3, whose product MAVPPSYADLGKAARDVFNKGYGFGLVKLDLKTKSSSGVEFSSSGSSNTDTGKASGNLETKYKLKDAGISVTQKWNTDNTLGTEVTMEDKMAIGLKLSLDTTFVPNTGKKSAKLRTSYKRDNANLGGDIDLDLAGPTIYGWGVLGYQGWLAGYQMAFDTAKSRLAQNNFALGYTAGDFQLHTNVNDGTEFGGSIYQKVNKHVETSVSLAWSAGSNNTRFGIGAKYQLDSSTTISAKMNNASLIGVGYTQTLRPGVKLTLSALINGKNFNAGGHKVGLGFELEA is encoded by the exons ATGGCCGTACCACCTTCCTATGCAGACCTTGGCAAAGCTGCACGCGATGTTTTCAACAAAGGATACG gGTTTGGCCTGGTGAAGCTCGACTTGAAGACTAAGTCATCCAGTGGGGTG GAGTTTTCAAGCAGCGGGTCATCAAACACAGACACGGGTAAAGCATCTGGGAACCTTGAGACGAAATACAAGTTGAAGGATGCGGGCATCAGTGTCACCCAGAAGTGGAACACTGACAACACTCTGGGGACAGAAGTGACAATGGAAGACAAG ATGGCTATTGGGTTGAAGCTGTCACTGGACACCACGTTTGTACCCAATACAGG TAAGAAGAGTGCTAAGCTGCGGACCTCTTATAAGAGAGACAACGCTAACCTGGGCGGTGACATAGACCTTGACTTGGCTGGCCCCACCATATACGGCTGGGGGGTACTGGGCTATcagggctggctggctggctaccAGATGGCTTTCGACACCGCCAAGTCCAGACTGGCACAAAACAACTTTGCCTTGGGCTACACGGCAGGGGACTTCCAGCTGCACACCAACGT GAATGATGGCACAGAGTTTGGAGGCTCTATCTACCAGAAGGTCAATAAACATGTGGAGACGTCGGTGAGCCTAGCATGGAGCGCGGGCAGCAACAACACACGCTTTGGCATTGGGGCCAAGTACCAACTGGACTCCAGCACTACCATCTCT GCTAAAATGAACAACGCCAGTCTGATTGGAGTTGGTTATACACAGACTTTGCGACCTG GCGTGAAACTGACCCTTTCTGCTCTGATCAACGGAAAGAACTTTAATGCAGGCGGCCACAAGGTGGGCCTGGGCTTCGAACTGGAGGCGTAA